In Candidatus Methylomirabilota bacterium, the sequence GCACCTCCTCGTTCGTCCCGAAGCCGCATACGCCCTTCCAGTGGTGCGCCCAGGAACCGATGGAGATGCTCAAGGACAAGCAGGACTACCTGAGACGAAAGCTGCGGGAGATCAGGGTCTCGTATAAGTGGCATAACGTCCAGTCCTCGTTTCTGGAGGCGGTCTTCTCACTGGGCGACCGTTCGCTTGGACGCGTCATTCAGCGTGGCTATGAGCTGGGGTGCCGGCTTGACGGCTGGACCGAACATCTGAAGTTTGACCGGTGGATGCAGGCCTTTGACGAGACGGGGATCGATCCGAAGGTATTTGCGAATCGACCGCGTAACGTGGATGAGCCGATGCCGTGGGATCATATCGACTCCGGGGTCGACAAGTCGTTCCTGCAGCGGGAGTACAAGAAGGCCATGGAGGTTCGCGGGACGCCCGATTGCCATACATCCACCTGCACCGCCTGCGGCGAGATCTGCATGCCCAACTGGCCGACCTGGGCGGCGCAGGTCGGAATGGACGTCCGAAGTGCAAAATCCCCCCACGGGGGGATTTTGGAGCCAGAGTGCGTTAGTCCTGCTGCCGAACCAAACCCCCAACCCCCAACCCCCAACCCCCAAAGCGAAGCGCCCGTACAGCGCATCCGGTTTATTTTTCAGAAGATTGGTGTGCTCCGGTTTCTCTCGCACCTGGAGTTGATGAGGGCGCTGAGCCGGGCGCTGCGGCGGGCCGGCATCGCCGTGGCGTACTCGCAGGGGTTCAACCCTCAGCCGAAGTTGTCGCTCGCGCTCGCGCTGCCTGTGGGGGTCGAGGGGCGGCAGGAGTTGGCGGACATCGAACTTCGTGCGGCCATGGCCCCTGAGGAGTTGGTGGCGCAGGTCAACCGTTGCCTCGCTGCCGAACTTCAATGGCTTCGGGCGTGGGAAGTCCCGTTGACGGCGCCATCGCTGACGGCGTTGGTGCGGGAGACCGTCTATCGCGTCTCATTGCCGCTGAACGGCTTGGCGGAACAGATCGGCGAGCGGCTCGGCACTCAGGCGCTGTGCGACGAGTGGCTGGACCGGCCCGGCATTCCAGTGACCGTGGAGCGGAAGGAGGGGCGGAGAGAGGTCGATGCCCGTCCGCAGATCCTGGGGTTGACGGCCGAGCGGCAGGAGGAAGGGACGCTCTGTTGGGACCTTCGTTTGAGGACAGGACAGGGCATTGGCGTGCGGCCACAGGCGATTATGACCAGCTTGCTGCAAGAGACGCTTCATGGAGAGTACGAGCGGTGGGACGCGAAGCTGCGCGTGGCGAGAACAGCCCTGATCCTGGACGGCGACCAATGAAACGCGAGATTATCGTCAACTCTTCGATCGTGGAAACCCGGGTGGCCGTCCTGGAGGACGGCGTTCTGGTTGAGTTGCTAATCGACGACTCGAAGAATAAGAGCATCGCCGGCAACATCTACAAAGGGCGCGTGCTGAAGATTCTTCCAGGAATGCAGGCAGCCTTCGTCGATTTAGGTCTGGCAAAGGACGCTTTTCTGTACGTCCGGGACATCTTCGAGGATGTGGAAGAGTATGAGCAGTTACTGACCATCGGGGAGGAGGGCGAGCCTGCCGAACCTGTCTCCGAGGAGCCGAGGCCCAGCTTCTCTCGAGGTCGCCGCCCGCAGGCCAGCATCGAGGAGTTGCTCAAGGAGGGGCAGGAGATTGTCGCGCAGGTGGCCCGAGAGCCGCTTGGGACCAAGGGCGCTCGCATCACTTCGCACATCACGCTGCCCGGACGCTATCTGGTCTACATGCCCACCGAGCAGCACGTCGGGGTCTCGCGGAAGATTGAGAACGAGGCAGAACGATCTCGGTTGAAGGCGATCATCGAAGAGATCAACCCGGAGCGGGAGGGGGTCATCGTTAGGACCGCCGGAATCGGCAAGGAGAGAGCGGAGATCGAGGCCGATCTCGAGTTTCTCCGATCCCTCTGGAAAAAGATCAAGAGTAAGGCTGAAACACTCACCGCCCCGGCATTGGTCCAGAAAGACCTGGACCTGATCTTCCGGATCTTCCGCGACCTCTTCACGAAGGAAGTGGTTCGCCTGGTGGTGGACAGTCCGACCGAGTACGAGCGGTGTCTGGAGTATGCCGAGTCGCTGCATCCCGAGCTGAAATCGCATCTGTTTCTGTACACCGAGGACGAGCCGATCTTCAAATCGTTCGGTATTGAACGGGAGGTCGAGAAGGCGCTACGACACAAGGCGTGGCTCAAATCGGGGGGCTATATCGTGTTGGAGGAGACCGAGGCGCTCGTCTCCATCGATGTCAACACCGGTAAGTATGTCGGCAAGCATGATTTTGAAGAGACGATTCTCAAGACTAACCTGGAGGCGGCCCGGGAGATCGCGCGCCAGGTGCGCCTGCGAGACTTGGGTGGGATCATTATCATCGACTTCATCGATATGGCTCGCCAGGAGAGTCGGGATCGGGTGCTGCAGGACCTGAAGGAGGCGCTGAAGCCCGATCGCTCGCCGACCAATGTATCGCTTCTGTCGGAACTGGGCCTGGTTGAGATGACACGGAAGCGGGTCCGTCAAGGATTGAATAAGGCCCTGAGCGCGTCCTGTCCAGAGTGTGGCGGTCTTGGCTACATCCGTTCAACCCCCTCCATCGCCCATCAAGTCCTTCGAGAGGTAGAGTGGCGGCTGTTCAGCAAGCGGATCCCGCTGGTCCGGATCCGGGCCCACCCCGACCTGATCGGCTGGTTCCAGGCGGAGGACGGCGAAGTGATCGAAGCGCTCCAACAGACCTATGGCGGGGAGATCGTTCTGGTTCCGGAAGAGTCGTTGGCTCCAGGAAAATACCAGTTGCTGGAGGGGTAGGGCGCGTGAAGCGCCTCACCTTATCCAATAACCGCCTGGGATTGTATACCGAGTGTCCCCGTTGCTTCTGGCTGGAGATCAACGCCGGAATCAGGCGCCCGGAAACGATCTTTCCGAGTCTCCCTGGCGGGCTGGACCTTCAGTTCAAGCGATACTTTGATCAGTTCAGGGACCGGGATGAGCTGCCTCCTGAAGTGAAAGGCAAGCTTCCGGGAAGACTGCTATCGGATGCGCAGACTATGGATCGTTGGCGTGACTGGAGACGCGGGATCCGCTCTGCCACGGTCTGGGCTGACGTTGAGGTGATGGGGGCGCTGGACGAGTGCCTGGTGGATGAGGCCGGCTTCTACTATCCGCTGGACTACAAGACCCGGGGGTATGCCCCGAAAGCCGACACCCACGTATTTTACCAGGACCAGATGAACCTCTACACGCTGTTGCTGGAAGGCAACGGCCACAAGACCAAACGCCTCGCATATCTGATCTACTATCATCCCGTGAAAGTGAAGGAATACGGCCTCATTCGGTTCCAAGTCGACGTCCATGAGGTGGCAACTGACCCCGCAGCCGCCGAAGCGCTCATCAAGGACGCCGTGGTGGTCCTTCGCGGCCCTGCGCCAGCCGGCTCATCCTCATGTGGATTTTGCAAGTGGAACAGCGCGGTCCAGGAGTGGGAAGCGACCCCGCGACTTGACCTGTGAGTCGGAAGGGGTCTGGTGACTAAAAGACAGAATGGAGAGAGCGATGGCGAGATTACTGATCACCGCGACTTACGGGTATGACAACTCTACGCGGGCGACGATGCCGTTCTTTGTGGCGAAGGGCGCGAAGGAGTCTGGCATCGACGTCGGCATTGTGTTGGCGCTCGATGCCACGGTTCTGATCAAGTCGGAGTTGCGGCAGCACGTCAAGCCCTACGGACTCCCGCCGCTCGACGAACTGTTCCAGTTCGCCGTGGACCATCAGATCCCGATTTACCTCTGAGGGGGGTGAGCCCAGACCCGTGGGGTCTTGGATGAAGACCTCAAGCGTGTGTCGGTCGTTCAGAAGATCGATATCAAACGGTACGCCCAACTGCTGGTAGAGTACGACCGATCGGTTACTTACTAATGCAAACGCAGAAAGTCATGTGTCATCGCGAGGGAGCGAAGCGATCGAAGCGATCTCACGCACGGCGAGATTGCCACGCTCCTTTCAGTCGCTCGCAATGACGATGTAACAGGAGTTAGTGTGTGTATGAGGTGTGACTTGTGTCGGTGGGTGGCTTGCTTCGGAGAAGCGACACACGTAGGACAGGAGGTAGCGTATGCGCGCGATTCGCATACATGAGTATGGCGATCCTGACGTGCTCCGCTGTGAGGAGGTGGCGCTCCCCGAACCCGGCGCTGGCGAAGCGCGGGTTAAGATCGACGCGGTCGGGATCAACTTTATCGATATCTACCAGCGGAAGGGCCAATACCCTGACCCGCTGCCGGTGATCCCGGGCAGGGAGGCGGCGGGCGTTGTCGATGCAGTCGGCCCTGGCGTATCGGAACTCACGCCGGGAACCCGTGTCGGCTACGCCATGCAGGTGGGCGCCTACGCGGAGTATGCAATCATCCCGGCGCGAAGGCTGGTGCCGATTCCGGACGCAGTAGAGACGCGGCAGGCCGCAGCGGTGATGCTGCAAGGACTGACCGCGCACTATCTGAGCCACAGCACCTATCCGCTGCAGCGAGGCGACAGCGCGCTGATTCACGCGGCGGCGGGCGGCGTGGGTCTGCTCCTGGTCCAGATAGCCAAGCGACGTGGCGCTCATGTCATCGGGACCGTCTCAACCGAGAAGAAGGCGCGTCTGGCGAAGGAGGCCGGCGCCGATGAGGTCATCCTCTACACGCAGACTGACTTCGAGGCGGAGACCAAGCGCCTGACAGACGGTAAGGGCGTGCACGTGGTCTACGACTCGGTCGGACAGACCACCTTCGATAAAAGCCTGAACTGCCTCAGACCTCGCGGCTGCATGGTCCTCTACGGCCAGTCCAGCGGGCCAGTGCCGTCGCTGAACCCCCAGGTGCTCAGCGCCAAGGGTTCAGTCTATCTGACCCGTCCCAACCTGATGCACTACACGCTTGACCGGACGGAACTGCTGAAGCGGGCAGGGGACCTGTTCGACTGGATCATAGCCGGGACGCTTACCGTACGGATCGACGCGACCTTCCCGCTTGCCGAGGCCGCACTCGCCCATCGCCGTCTTGAAGCGCGCCAGTCTACAGGGAAACTATTGCTGATCCCCTGATGCGCGGCTTTCGACGCGGTCTGTCCTTACTCGTGTTGCTGACAGGATCGGTGTC encodes:
- a CDS encoding TIGR03960 family B12-binding radical SAM protein yields the protein MRSFRQAIADEILPGVSKPSRYIGMEWNAVKKDPATTPVRVALAFPDTYEIGMSHVGLKILYQILNRRPEFMAERVYAPWTDADALLRQRRIPLCTLESGYSLADFDLIGFTLQYELSYTTILNMLDLGGVPLKSGDRREGDPFVIAGGSVGFNPEPIAEFIDLFVLGDGEEAILDVCEATAAWKASGGRRDALLEAWAGISGCYVPALHQGETIRKRTAIHLSGIDYGAFPVPFMEIVHDRVSIEVMRGCTQGCRFCQAGYLYRPLRERSSEEIQQLALQAVRETGYEEVSLASLSIADLTVLPDVVPSLMDQLLPDKISLSLPSLRVETLNRFPQVAEEISRVRKTGFTIAPEAGSARLRKVINKEGFDEEQIYTAVRNAARSGWESVKFYFIIGLPTETQEDLDEIVRITRESARIARAESARGFGLTVSTSSFVPKPHTPFQWCAQEPMEMLKDKQDYLRRKLREIRVSYKWHNVQSSFLEAVFSLGDRSLGRVIQRGYELGCRLDGWTEHLKFDRWMQAFDETGIDPKVFANRPRNVDEPMPWDHIDSGVDKSFLQREYKKAMEVRGTPDCHTSTCTACGEICMPNWPTWAAQVGMDVRSAKSPHGGILEPECVSPAAEPNPQPPTPNPQSEAPVQRIRFIFQKIGVLRFLSHLELMRALSRALRRAGIAVAYSQGFNPQPKLSLALALPVGVEGRQELADIELRAAMAPEELVAQVNRCLAAELQWLRAWEVPLTAPSLTALVRETVYRVSLPLNGLAEQIGERLGTQALCDEWLDRPGIPVTVERKEGRREVDARPQILGLTAERQEEGTLCWDLRLRTGQGIGVRPQAIMTSLLQETLHGEYERWDAKLRVARTALILDGDQ
- a CDS encoding Rne/Rng family ribonuclease, whose product is MKREIIVNSSIVETRVAVLEDGVLVELLIDDSKNKSIAGNIYKGRVLKILPGMQAAFVDLGLAKDAFLYVRDIFEDVEEYEQLLTIGEEGEPAEPVSEEPRPSFSRGRRPQASIEELLKEGQEIVAQVAREPLGTKGARITSHITLPGRYLVYMPTEQHVGVSRKIENEAERSRLKAIIEEINPEREGVIVRTAGIGKERAEIEADLEFLRSLWKKIKSKAETLTAPALVQKDLDLIFRIFRDLFTKEVVRLVVDSPTEYERCLEYAESLHPELKSHLFLYTEDEPIFKSFGIEREVEKALRHKAWLKSGGYIVLEETEALVSIDVNTGKYVGKHDFEETILKTNLEAAREIARQVRLRDLGGIIIIDFIDMARQESRDRVLQDLKEALKPDRSPTNVSLLSELGLVEMTRKRVRQGLNKALSASCPECGGLGYIRSTPSIAHQVLREVEWRLFSKRIPLVRIRAHPDLIGWFQAEDGEVIEALQQTYGGEIVLVPEESLAPGKYQLLEG
- a CDS encoding PD-(D/E)XK nuclease family protein, producing the protein MKRLTLSNNRLGLYTECPRCFWLEINAGIRRPETIFPSLPGGLDLQFKRYFDQFRDRDELPPEVKGKLPGRLLSDAQTMDRWRDWRRGIRSATVWADVEVMGALDECLVDEAGFYYPLDYKTRGYAPKADTHVFYQDQMNLYTLLLEGNGHKTKRLAYLIYYHPVKVKEYGLIRFQVDVHEVATDPAAAEALIKDAVVVLRGPAPAGSSSCGFCKWNSAVQEWEATPRLDL
- a CDS encoding quinone oxidoreductase; amino-acid sequence: MRAIRIHEYGDPDVLRCEEVALPEPGAGEARVKIDAVGINFIDIYQRKGQYPDPLPVIPGREAAGVVDAVGPGVSELTPGTRVGYAMQVGAYAEYAIIPARRLVPIPDAVETRQAAAVMLQGLTAHYLSHSTYPLQRGDSALIHAAAGGVGLLLVQIAKRRGAHVIGTVSTEKKARLAKEAGADEVILYTQTDFEAETKRLTDGKGVHVVYDSVGQTTFDKSLNCLRPRGCMVLYGQSSGPVPSLNPQVLSAKGSVYLTRPNLMHYTLDRTELLKRAGDLFDWIIAGTLTVRIDATFPLAEAALAHRRLEARQSTGKLLLIP